One genomic window of Methanospirillum lacunae includes the following:
- a CDS encoding symporter small accessory protein, with the protein MLTICGISDPTIIAGYVLSIGFALACIVYGLINWNRGG; encoded by the coding sequence ATGTTAACTATATGTGGAATCTCTGATCCGACGATTATTGCCGGTTATGTCCTATCTATAGGATTCGCTCTCGCCTGTATCGTGTATGGACTGATAAACTGGAACAGGGGAGGATAA
- a CDS encoding PEGA domain-containing protein has protein sequence MFPLGRSVYLLAIVFIIFLTPVSAQQTQMGYFEVKSNPQGADVIVNGAFAGETPVIVPVSAMTTNATMIRVMIQGFQIWEQTYNQTVQSGGMIPVMAVLVPVATTGTLEVSSSPSGAMVTVDNGNGQMAPWTYHNLPTGTHLISLVMMGYEPFVRTVEIHPGETAKVAANLTIRTGSGTFEISSDPGGAMAYVDGVYAGTTNLVVGNIPPGRHEVKVSRAGYDDYLEWVSVQNQVITPVYASLHPASGASGGFIVVTTEPPGATVFLDDQYQGLTETGRPLEISNVSPGSHRIYITSRNYEDFEAMVMATAGVITPVTVQMDPSPMPQACGLVMVSSDPAGADIIVDGQLKGTTPATVEAVCSAKHTYSIKLDGYQEYNSSFEVIPGQVLQINTALTSDTKAAGTTSNGVPWPSPILIVLTLAIIGFYYVRKI, from the coding sequence ATGTTCCCACTAGGGAGATCTGTATACCTTCTGGCAATCGTTTTCATAATTTTCCTGACTCCAGTATCAGCTCAGCAGACCCAAATGGGATATTTCGAGGTTAAATCCAATCCGCAAGGTGCAGATGTTATAGTCAATGGAGCATTTGCCGGTGAGACTCCGGTGATAGTTCCTGTTTCTGCCATGACTACCAATGCAACGATGATCAGGGTCATGATACAGGGTTTCCAGATATGGGAACAGACCTATAATCAGACTGTTCAGTCAGGTGGAATGATCCCGGTAATGGCAGTACTAGTTCCGGTTGCAACCACAGGCACGTTGGAAGTGAGTTCATCCCCTTCTGGTGCGATGGTAACAGTTGACAACGGAAATGGGCAGATGGCTCCCTGGACCTATCATAATCTGCCGACTGGAACTCATCTGATCTCGCTGGTTATGATGGGGTATGAACCCTTTGTCAGAACCGTTGAGATTCATCCTGGGGAGACTGCCAAGGTTGCAGCGAACTTGACCATCCGCACTGGTTCAGGGACATTTGAAATCAGTTCAGATCCCGGTGGGGCCATGGCGTATGTAGATGGTGTGTATGCAGGAACAACCAATCTTGTTGTAGGAAATATTCCCCCCGGTCGGCATGAAGTTAAAGTTAGTCGTGCCGGATATGATGACTATCTTGAATGGGTGTCAGTTCAGAATCAGGTGATAACCCCTGTGTATGCCTCTCTACATCCGGCGAGTGGTGCATCGGGAGGCTTTATTGTTGTAACCACCGAACCTCCGGGCGCCACTGTGTTTCTTGATGATCAATACCAGGGACTGACTGAAACAGGAAGACCTCTTGAGATCTCTAATGTCTCTCCGGGAAGTCATAGAATATATATCACAAGTAGGAATTACGAAGATTTTGAAGCCATGGTTATGGCCACTGCAGGAGTAATTACTCCGGTGACAGTACAGATGGATCCAAGCCCTATGCCACAGGCATGCGGCCTCGTGATGGTGAGTTCAGATCCTGCAGGTGCTGATATCATTGTTGATGGGCAACTGAAAGGAACAACTCCTGCTACAGTTGAAGCCGTCTGTTCAGCAAAGCATACCTACTCAATAAAACTTGATGGATATCAGGAATATAATTCGTCTTTTGAAGTCATACCAGGACAGGTGCTTCAGATAAATACTGCACTAACCTCTGACACCAAAGCTGCAGGAACGACGTCTAATGGGGTACCCTGGCCTTCCCCCATTCTGATCGTTTTAACACTTGCGATTATAGGTTTTTATTACGTCAGGAAGATCTGA